From a single Amphiprion ocellaris isolate individual 3 ecotype Okinawa chromosome 18, ASM2253959v1, whole genome shotgun sequence genomic region:
- the LOC111581010 gene encoding SUN domain-containing protein 1-like isoform X1, which produces MCVRRGSEEDEDLLSLGWTDLSSYSWSQSDSDSDLQVPSLQKDIMSRRSLRLDDAVLHRGLSSASYSAGGGSRRSSRSLKLRPPRPPSSSSDLPSVHSDASLLSSLLDTSSVQEATMVDSFWGLDHDVDTKESTMMEDQSSIVADVSLTGSGDGGSKPSLSRVYCKDCELESGQRESGDTYSSSKYTSCSSSAFTPSDTQTSTIYGRDRSRRGRIDVLQLWFRRAAASVLRLTWPRREARPGRCGAMKESNPTEIHPSGALCDDCQEKNQTETNKVTSSSSSSSSPSSSWSSVAVCLLGLMCSAAVFTAVNLFQLLQSSASALWPLVRKFCSAWWSSSRSAGRTAAEAFRRFHQRWNHTTTNLHWFPLRLVVFLLLLLMILCSLCWFGPAGLQSVLLAFRTSEWRTGVVPQSQSEESTVESREVQVHEEPPISRPPEDQTPTGPEFQDLEDVDSEDSERLGRLERRLAALWRRVEDGGRRAEQRHREVLQLHHHLHHPQQQQSDVESWINVLMEQQLSQLNTRLDEERVQREQDLLQQESQTSRLDRLELQLQMLAAKTQEVQWRQEAASASTLPAAVSVGVDRQSHDALLAEVSRLEAALEDVRRDVEVLSSYQDGRQLAAMQQMVSSQLRSLVFGQQLEDGDDGDVGESLLQWMSQRYVSPADLQVALSSLQLSILNNISQQLEQRHGNQLVGEGAMTTEDIQVLVQDALRLFSEDRTGLADYALESGGGSILSTRCSETYETKAALLSLFGLPLWYFSQSPRAVIQPDVHPGNCWAFRGSTGFLVIRLSMRILPSSFSLDHIPRSLAPSGTLLSAPRDFSVYGLEDQSQENGKLLGTYRYNQDGEALQTFSVSEENDEAFQIIEVRVLSNWGHQEYTCMYRFRVHGTPTHV; this is translated from the exons atgtgtgtccGTAGAGGCTCTGAAGAAGACGAGGACCTGCTGAGTTTGGGCTGGACTGATCT ctccaGCTACTCCTGGTCTCAGTCAGACTCAGACTCAGATCTTCAGGTCCCGTCCCTCCAGAAGGACATCATGTCCAGACGTAGTCTTCGTCTAGATGACGCCGTTCTTCATCGTGGTCTCAGCAGCGCCTCCTACAGCgctggaggaggcagcaggaggagcagcag GTCTCTGAAGCTccgtcctcctcgtcctccctcGTCCTCCTCAGATCTGCCGTCGGTCCACAGCGATGCTTCGCTGCTGTCCTCACTGCTAGACACCTCCTCGGTCCAGGAGGCCACCATGGTGGACTCCTTCTGGG GTCTGGACCATGACGTCGACACCAAAG aaAGCACCATGATGGAGGATCAGAGCAGCATCGTGGCTGATGTCTCGCTGACCGGTTCAGGTGACGGCGGCTCCAAACCTTCGCTCAGCAGAGTTTACTGTAAAGATTGTGAGCTGGAGTCAGGCCAAAGGGAGTCTGGAGATACCTACAGTTCCTCCAAATacacctcctgctcctcctcagcGTTCACACCATCAGACACCCAAACATCCACCATCTATGGCAGAGATCGAAGCCGTCGAGGTCGAATAG ATGTTCTGCAGCTGTGGTTCAGGAGAGCTGCAGCCTCGGTGCTCAGACTCACCTGGCCTAGACGTGAAG CTCGACCGGGTCGCTGTGGAGCCATGAAGGAGTCGAACCCGACGGAGATTCATCCCAGCGGAGCTCTGT GTGACGACTGTCAGGAGAAGAACCAAACAGAGACGAATAAAGTCacctcttcatcctcatcctcatcctcacctTCCTCCTCATGGTCGTCAGTTGCAGTCTGTTTGTTGGGGCTGATGTGCAGCGCTGCCGTTTTTACAG CTGTGAATCTGTTCCAGCTGCTTCAGAGTTCAGCTTCAGCTCTGTGGCCTCTGGTCAGGAAGTTCTGCTCTGCTTGGTGGAGCAGCAGTCGGTCAGCAG gtCGGACTGCAGCTGAAGCTTTCAGACGGTTTCACCAGAGATGGAATCACACAACCACCAACCTCCACTG GTTTCCTCTCAGACTCGTcgtctttctcctccttctgctaATGATCCTCTGCA GTCTCTGTTGGTTCGGTCCGGCCGGTTTGCAGTCGGTTCTTCTGGCCTTCAGAACCTCAGAGTGGAGGACTGGTGTGGTTCCTCAGAGCCAATCAGAAGAGAGCACCGTGGAGTCTAGGGAAGTTCAGGTGCACGAGGAGCCACCGATCAGTCGACCTCCGGAGGACCAAACACCGACGGGACCGGAG TTCCAGGACTTGGAGGACGTGGACTCGGAGGACTCGGAGCGTCTGGGTCGTCTGGAGCGGCGTTTGGCAGCGTTGTGGCGGCGAGTCGAGGACGGAGGACGGCGGGCCGAACAGAGACACCGAGAAGTTCTAcagcttcatcatcatcttcatcatcctcagcagcagcagagcgaCGTGGAGTCGTGGATCAACGTCCTGATGGAGCAGCAGCTTTCACAGCTCAACACCCGACTGGACGAAGAACGAGTCCAGAGAGAGCAG GATCTGTTGCAGCAGGAAAGTCAAACATCTCGTCTGGACcggctggagctgcagctgcagatgCTAGCGGCTAAAACTCAG GAAGTCCAGTGGAGACAAGAAGCTGCTTCAGCATCGACTCTTCCAGCTGCTGTCAG TGTCGGCGTGGACCGACAGTCCCATGATGCTTTGCTGGCGGAGGTTTCTCGGCTGGAGGCGGCTCTGGAGGATGTCAGGAGGGACGTGGAGGTTCTGTCCTCGTATCAGGATGGTCGACAGCTGGCCGCCATGCAGCAGATG GTTTCCTCCCAGCTCCGTTCTCTGGTCTTCGGCCAGCAGCTGGAggatggagatgatggagatgttGGAGAGTCTCTGCTGCAGTGGATGTCTCAGCGCTACGTCAGCCCAGCCGACCTCCAGGTGGCGCTGTCCTCTCTTCAGCTCAGCATCCTGAACAACATCAGCCAGCAGCTGGAGCAGCGTCATGGCAACCAGCTGGTCGGAGAGGGTGCCATGACGACGGAG GACATCCAGGTGTTGGTCCAGGACGCTCTGAGGCTGTTTTCTGAGGACAGAACCGGATTGGCTGATTACGCTCTGGAGTCTGGAG GGGGCAGCATCCTCAGCACTCGCTGCTCAGAGACCTATGAGACCAAAGCTGCTCTGCTCAGTTTGTTTGGACTTCCTCTCTGGTATTTCTCTCAGTCTCCTCGAGCCGTCATCCAG CCCGACGTCCATCCAGGGAACTGCTGGGCCTTCAGAGGCTCCACAGGCTTCCTGGTGATCCGGCTCTCCATGAGGATCCTCCCCAGCTCCTTCAGCCTGGACCACATCCCCAGATCCCTGGCGCCGAGCGGGACGCTGCTCAGCGCTCCACGAGACTTCAGCGTCTAC GGTCTGGAGGACCAGAGTCAGGAGAACGGGAAGCTGCTGGGAACGTACCGGTACAACCAGGACGGAGAAGCTCTGCAGACCTTCAGCGTCTCC GAGGAGAATGACGAGGCCTTCCAGATCATCGAGGTTCGGGTCTTGTCTAACTGGGGTCATCAGGAATACACCTGCATGTACCGCTTCAGGGTCCACGGGACGCCCACCCACGTCTGA
- the LOC111581010 gene encoding SUN domain-containing protein 1-like isoform X3: MSRRSLRLDDAVLHRGLSSASYSAGGGSRRSSRSLKLRPPRPPSSSSDLPSVHSDASLLSSLLDTSSVQEATMVDSFWGLDHDVDTKESTMMEDQSSIVADVSLTGSGDGGSKPSLSRVYCKDCELESGQRESGDTYSSSKYTSCSSSAFTPSDTQTSTIYGRDRSRRGRIDVLQLWFRRAAASVLRLTWPRREARPGRCGAMKESNPTEIHPSGALCDDCQEKNQTETNKVTSSSSSSSSPSSSWSSVAVCLLGLMCSAAVFTAVNLFQLLQSSASALWPLVRKFCSAWWSSSRSAGRTAAEAFRRFHQRWNHTTTNLHWFPLRLVVFLLLLLMILCSLCWFGPAGLQSVLLAFRTSEWRTGVVPQSQSEESTVESREVQVHEEPPISRPPEDQTPTGPEFQDLEDVDSEDSERLGRLERRLAALWRRVEDGGRRAEQRHREVLQLHHHLHHPQQQQSDVESWINVLMEQQLSQLNTRLDEERVQREQDLLQQESQTSRLDRLELQLQMLAAKTQEVQWRQEAASASTLPAAVSVGVDRQSHDALLAEVSRLEAALEDVRRDVEVLSSYQDGRQLAAMQQMVSSQLRSLVFGQQLEDGDDGDVGESLLQWMSQRYVSPADLQVALSSLQLSILNNISQQLEQRHGNQLVGEGAMTTEDIQVLVQDALRLFSEDRTGLADYALESGGGSILSTRCSETYETKAALLSLFGLPLWYFSQSPRAVIQPDVHPGNCWAFRGSTGFLVIRLSMRILPSSFSLDHIPRSLAPSGTLLSAPRDFSVYGLEDQSQENGKLLGTYRYNQDGEALQTFSVSEENDEAFQIIEVRVLSNWGHQEYTCMYRFRVHGTPTHV; encoded by the exons ATGTCCAGACGTAGTCTTCGTCTAGATGACGCCGTTCTTCATCGTGGTCTCAGCAGCGCCTCCTACAGCgctggaggaggcagcaggaggagcagcag GTCTCTGAAGCTccgtcctcctcgtcctccctcGTCCTCCTCAGATCTGCCGTCGGTCCACAGCGATGCTTCGCTGCTGTCCTCACTGCTAGACACCTCCTCGGTCCAGGAGGCCACCATGGTGGACTCCTTCTGGG GTCTGGACCATGACGTCGACACCAAAG aaAGCACCATGATGGAGGATCAGAGCAGCATCGTGGCTGATGTCTCGCTGACCGGTTCAGGTGACGGCGGCTCCAAACCTTCGCTCAGCAGAGTTTACTGTAAAGATTGTGAGCTGGAGTCAGGCCAAAGGGAGTCTGGAGATACCTACAGTTCCTCCAAATacacctcctgctcctcctcagcGTTCACACCATCAGACACCCAAACATCCACCATCTATGGCAGAGATCGAAGCCGTCGAGGTCGAATAG ATGTTCTGCAGCTGTGGTTCAGGAGAGCTGCAGCCTCGGTGCTCAGACTCACCTGGCCTAGACGTGAAG CTCGACCGGGTCGCTGTGGAGCCATGAAGGAGTCGAACCCGACGGAGATTCATCCCAGCGGAGCTCTGT GTGACGACTGTCAGGAGAAGAACCAAACAGAGACGAATAAAGTCacctcttcatcctcatcctcatcctcacctTCCTCCTCATGGTCGTCAGTTGCAGTCTGTTTGTTGGGGCTGATGTGCAGCGCTGCCGTTTTTACAG CTGTGAATCTGTTCCAGCTGCTTCAGAGTTCAGCTTCAGCTCTGTGGCCTCTGGTCAGGAAGTTCTGCTCTGCTTGGTGGAGCAGCAGTCGGTCAGCAG gtCGGACTGCAGCTGAAGCTTTCAGACGGTTTCACCAGAGATGGAATCACACAACCACCAACCTCCACTG GTTTCCTCTCAGACTCGTcgtctttctcctccttctgctaATGATCCTCTGCA GTCTCTGTTGGTTCGGTCCGGCCGGTTTGCAGTCGGTTCTTCTGGCCTTCAGAACCTCAGAGTGGAGGACTGGTGTGGTTCCTCAGAGCCAATCAGAAGAGAGCACCGTGGAGTCTAGGGAAGTTCAGGTGCACGAGGAGCCACCGATCAGTCGACCTCCGGAGGACCAAACACCGACGGGACCGGAG TTCCAGGACTTGGAGGACGTGGACTCGGAGGACTCGGAGCGTCTGGGTCGTCTGGAGCGGCGTTTGGCAGCGTTGTGGCGGCGAGTCGAGGACGGAGGACGGCGGGCCGAACAGAGACACCGAGAAGTTCTAcagcttcatcatcatcttcatcatcctcagcagcagcagagcgaCGTGGAGTCGTGGATCAACGTCCTGATGGAGCAGCAGCTTTCACAGCTCAACACCCGACTGGACGAAGAACGAGTCCAGAGAGAGCAG GATCTGTTGCAGCAGGAAAGTCAAACATCTCGTCTGGACcggctggagctgcagctgcagatgCTAGCGGCTAAAACTCAG GAAGTCCAGTGGAGACAAGAAGCTGCTTCAGCATCGACTCTTCCAGCTGCTGTCAG TGTCGGCGTGGACCGACAGTCCCATGATGCTTTGCTGGCGGAGGTTTCTCGGCTGGAGGCGGCTCTGGAGGATGTCAGGAGGGACGTGGAGGTTCTGTCCTCGTATCAGGATGGTCGACAGCTGGCCGCCATGCAGCAGATG GTTTCCTCCCAGCTCCGTTCTCTGGTCTTCGGCCAGCAGCTGGAggatggagatgatggagatgttGGAGAGTCTCTGCTGCAGTGGATGTCTCAGCGCTACGTCAGCCCAGCCGACCTCCAGGTGGCGCTGTCCTCTCTTCAGCTCAGCATCCTGAACAACATCAGCCAGCAGCTGGAGCAGCGTCATGGCAACCAGCTGGTCGGAGAGGGTGCCATGACGACGGAG GACATCCAGGTGTTGGTCCAGGACGCTCTGAGGCTGTTTTCTGAGGACAGAACCGGATTGGCTGATTACGCTCTGGAGTCTGGAG GGGGCAGCATCCTCAGCACTCGCTGCTCAGAGACCTATGAGACCAAAGCTGCTCTGCTCAGTTTGTTTGGACTTCCTCTCTGGTATTTCTCTCAGTCTCCTCGAGCCGTCATCCAG CCCGACGTCCATCCAGGGAACTGCTGGGCCTTCAGAGGCTCCACAGGCTTCCTGGTGATCCGGCTCTCCATGAGGATCCTCCCCAGCTCCTTCAGCCTGGACCACATCCCCAGATCCCTGGCGCCGAGCGGGACGCTGCTCAGCGCTCCACGAGACTTCAGCGTCTAC GGTCTGGAGGACCAGAGTCAGGAGAACGGGAAGCTGCTGGGAACGTACCGGTACAACCAGGACGGAGAAGCTCTGCAGACCTTCAGCGTCTCC GAGGAGAATGACGAGGCCTTCCAGATCATCGAGGTTCGGGTCTTGTCTAACTGGGGTCATCAGGAATACACCTGCATGTACCGCTTCAGGGTCCACGGGACGCCCACCCACGTCTGA
- the LOC111581010 gene encoding SUN domain-containing protein 1-like isoform X2 produces MCVRRGSEEDEDLLSLGWTDLSSYSWSQSDSDSDLQVPSLQKDIMSRRSLRLDDAVLHRGLSSASYSAGGGSRRSSRSLKLRPPRPPSSSSDLPSVHSDASLLSSLLDTSSVQEATMVDSFWGLDHDVDTKESTMMEDQSSIVADVSLTGSGDGGSKPSLSRVYCKDCELESGQRESGDTYSSSKYTSCSSSAFTPSDTQTSTIYGRDRSRRGRIDVLQLWFRRAAASVLRLTWPRREARPGRCGAMKESNPTEIHPSGALCDDCQEKNQTETNKVTSSSSSSSSPSSSWSSVAVCLLGLMCSAAVFTGRTAAEAFRRFHQRWNHTTTNLHWFPLRLVVFLLLLLMILCSLCWFGPAGLQSVLLAFRTSEWRTGVVPQSQSEESTVESREVQVHEEPPISRPPEDQTPTGPEFQDLEDVDSEDSERLGRLERRLAALWRRVEDGGRRAEQRHREVLQLHHHLHHPQQQQSDVESWINVLMEQQLSQLNTRLDEERVQREQDLLQQESQTSRLDRLELQLQMLAAKTQEVQWRQEAASASTLPAAVSVGVDRQSHDALLAEVSRLEAALEDVRRDVEVLSSYQDGRQLAAMQQMVSSQLRSLVFGQQLEDGDDGDVGESLLQWMSQRYVSPADLQVALSSLQLSILNNISQQLEQRHGNQLVGEGAMTTEDIQVLVQDALRLFSEDRTGLADYALESGGGSILSTRCSETYETKAALLSLFGLPLWYFSQSPRAVIQPDVHPGNCWAFRGSTGFLVIRLSMRILPSSFSLDHIPRSLAPSGTLLSAPRDFSVYGLEDQSQENGKLLGTYRYNQDGEALQTFSVSEENDEAFQIIEVRVLSNWGHQEYTCMYRFRVHGTPTHV; encoded by the exons atgtgtgtccGTAGAGGCTCTGAAGAAGACGAGGACCTGCTGAGTTTGGGCTGGACTGATCT ctccaGCTACTCCTGGTCTCAGTCAGACTCAGACTCAGATCTTCAGGTCCCGTCCCTCCAGAAGGACATCATGTCCAGACGTAGTCTTCGTCTAGATGACGCCGTTCTTCATCGTGGTCTCAGCAGCGCCTCCTACAGCgctggaggaggcagcaggaggagcagcag GTCTCTGAAGCTccgtcctcctcgtcctccctcGTCCTCCTCAGATCTGCCGTCGGTCCACAGCGATGCTTCGCTGCTGTCCTCACTGCTAGACACCTCCTCGGTCCAGGAGGCCACCATGGTGGACTCCTTCTGGG GTCTGGACCATGACGTCGACACCAAAG aaAGCACCATGATGGAGGATCAGAGCAGCATCGTGGCTGATGTCTCGCTGACCGGTTCAGGTGACGGCGGCTCCAAACCTTCGCTCAGCAGAGTTTACTGTAAAGATTGTGAGCTGGAGTCAGGCCAAAGGGAGTCTGGAGATACCTACAGTTCCTCCAAATacacctcctgctcctcctcagcGTTCACACCATCAGACACCCAAACATCCACCATCTATGGCAGAGATCGAAGCCGTCGAGGTCGAATAG ATGTTCTGCAGCTGTGGTTCAGGAGAGCTGCAGCCTCGGTGCTCAGACTCACCTGGCCTAGACGTGAAG CTCGACCGGGTCGCTGTGGAGCCATGAAGGAGTCGAACCCGACGGAGATTCATCCCAGCGGAGCTCTGT GTGACGACTGTCAGGAGAAGAACCAAACAGAGACGAATAAAGTCacctcttcatcctcatcctcatcctcacctTCCTCCTCATGGTCGTCAGTTGCAGTCTGTTTGTTGGGGCTGATGTGCAGCGCTGCCGTTTTTACAG gtCGGACTGCAGCTGAAGCTTTCAGACGGTTTCACCAGAGATGGAATCACACAACCACCAACCTCCACTG GTTTCCTCTCAGACTCGTcgtctttctcctccttctgctaATGATCCTCTGCA GTCTCTGTTGGTTCGGTCCGGCCGGTTTGCAGTCGGTTCTTCTGGCCTTCAGAACCTCAGAGTGGAGGACTGGTGTGGTTCCTCAGAGCCAATCAGAAGAGAGCACCGTGGAGTCTAGGGAAGTTCAGGTGCACGAGGAGCCACCGATCAGTCGACCTCCGGAGGACCAAACACCGACGGGACCGGAG TTCCAGGACTTGGAGGACGTGGACTCGGAGGACTCGGAGCGTCTGGGTCGTCTGGAGCGGCGTTTGGCAGCGTTGTGGCGGCGAGTCGAGGACGGAGGACGGCGGGCCGAACAGAGACACCGAGAAGTTCTAcagcttcatcatcatcttcatcatcctcagcagcagcagagcgaCGTGGAGTCGTGGATCAACGTCCTGATGGAGCAGCAGCTTTCACAGCTCAACACCCGACTGGACGAAGAACGAGTCCAGAGAGAGCAG GATCTGTTGCAGCAGGAAAGTCAAACATCTCGTCTGGACcggctggagctgcagctgcagatgCTAGCGGCTAAAACTCAG GAAGTCCAGTGGAGACAAGAAGCTGCTTCAGCATCGACTCTTCCAGCTGCTGTCAG TGTCGGCGTGGACCGACAGTCCCATGATGCTTTGCTGGCGGAGGTTTCTCGGCTGGAGGCGGCTCTGGAGGATGTCAGGAGGGACGTGGAGGTTCTGTCCTCGTATCAGGATGGTCGACAGCTGGCCGCCATGCAGCAGATG GTTTCCTCCCAGCTCCGTTCTCTGGTCTTCGGCCAGCAGCTGGAggatggagatgatggagatgttGGAGAGTCTCTGCTGCAGTGGATGTCTCAGCGCTACGTCAGCCCAGCCGACCTCCAGGTGGCGCTGTCCTCTCTTCAGCTCAGCATCCTGAACAACATCAGCCAGCAGCTGGAGCAGCGTCATGGCAACCAGCTGGTCGGAGAGGGTGCCATGACGACGGAG GACATCCAGGTGTTGGTCCAGGACGCTCTGAGGCTGTTTTCTGAGGACAGAACCGGATTGGCTGATTACGCTCTGGAGTCTGGAG GGGGCAGCATCCTCAGCACTCGCTGCTCAGAGACCTATGAGACCAAAGCTGCTCTGCTCAGTTTGTTTGGACTTCCTCTCTGGTATTTCTCTCAGTCTCCTCGAGCCGTCATCCAG CCCGACGTCCATCCAGGGAACTGCTGGGCCTTCAGAGGCTCCACAGGCTTCCTGGTGATCCGGCTCTCCATGAGGATCCTCCCCAGCTCCTTCAGCCTGGACCACATCCCCAGATCCCTGGCGCCGAGCGGGACGCTGCTCAGCGCTCCACGAGACTTCAGCGTCTAC GGTCTGGAGGACCAGAGTCAGGAGAACGGGAAGCTGCTGGGAACGTACCGGTACAACCAGGACGGAGAAGCTCTGCAGACCTTCAGCGTCTCC GAGGAGAATGACGAGGCCTTCCAGATCATCGAGGTTCGGGTCTTGTCTAACTGGGGTCATCAGGAATACACCTGCATGTACCGCTTCAGGGTCCACGGGACGCCCACCCACGTCTGA